In a genomic window of Leifsonia xyli subsp. cynodontis DSM 46306:
- the rplA gene encoding 50S ribosomal protein L1 produces MAQKSKAYRAAAEKIEAGKFYTPSEAVSLAKETGSARFNSTVEVALKLGVDPRKADQMVRGTVILPHGTGKTARVIVFATGPAAEAAIAAGADEVGGADLIEKVAAGYTDFDSAVSTPELMGQVGRLGKVLGPRGLMPNPKTGTVTPDVAKAVSDIKGGKIEFRVDKHANVHFVVGKAGFTADQLNDNIKAALDEVVRLKPSAAKGRYIQKGAVSTTFGPGIPLDVNAI; encoded by the coding sequence ATGGCACAGAAGTCCAAGGCCTACCGGGCCGCGGCCGAGAAAATCGAGGCCGGGAAGTTCTACACCCCGAGCGAGGCGGTCTCTCTCGCCAAGGAGACGGGTTCCGCCCGATTCAACTCGACCGTAGAGGTCGCGCTGAAGCTCGGCGTCGACCCGCGCAAGGCCGACCAGATGGTGCGCGGCACCGTCATCCTCCCCCACGGCACCGGCAAGACCGCGCGCGTCATCGTGTTCGCGACCGGCCCGGCCGCGGAGGCCGCCATCGCCGCCGGTGCCGACGAGGTCGGCGGCGCCGACCTGATCGAGAAGGTCGCCGCCGGTTACACCGACTTCGACTCCGCCGTCTCCACCCCGGAGCTCATGGGCCAGGTCGGCCGTCTGGGCAAGGTGCTCGGCCCGCGCGGTCTGATGCCGAACCCGAAGACCGGCACGGTCACCCCGGATGTCGCCAAGGCTGTCTCTGACATCAAGGGCGGAAAGATCGAGTTCCGCGTCGACAAGCACGCGAACGTACACTTCGTCGTCGGCAAGGCCGGTTTCACCGCCGACCAGCTCAACGACAACATCAAGGCCGCTCTCGACGAGGTCGTCCGGCTCAAGCCGTCCGCCGCGAAGGGCCGCTACATCCAGAAGGGCGCCGTTTCGACCACCTTCGGTCCCGGCATTCCGCTGGACGTCAACGCGATCTGA
- a CDS encoding RecQ family ATP-dependent DNA helicase → MTTTGTAFPAASTRARALEHLRDLVGRPDADFHDGQYEAVSALVDERRRALVVQRTGWGKSAVYFVATLLLRERGAGPAILVSPLLALMRDQVSAAERAGVRALTINSANRHEWEDVIARLREDTVDVLLVSPERLNNPEFRDRHLPALVSRAGLLVIDEAHCISDWGHDFRPDYRRLRELVAALPTEVPVLATTATANERVVADVAEQLGGSASGRAEVVTIRGPLARRSLRLGVLALPDATTRLAWLVSNLNALPGSGIVYTLTVSAAEDTARVLRQAGHEAHAYTGQTDTAEREELEDRLKRNDVKALVATSALGMGFDKPDLGFVVHLGAPSSPVAYYQQVGRAGRATENADVLLLPGPEDRAIWQYFATASMPSEKKAGTLLAALSDTAQSTQALETRVDLKTSTLELLLKVLDVDGAVRRVSGGWVSTGRPWAYDRERYERIAAAREAEQRAMIDYERTDGCRMQFLQLALDDPGARPCGRCDSCAGAWYPEAIADEATGSVSAALNRAGVAVEPRKLWPTGADRLGVPVKGRIPAGEQVALGRALARLTDLGWGGRLRELLAPDAPDAPCPPDVVEACVAVLSEWGWERRPDVVVSVPSRRRPVFTASLAQALAEIGRLPSLGALGMRRAGAASGPGGNSAFRLSSVWEAFDARELALPAGGVVLLVDDLIDSRWTITVAGRELHRAGASVVLPFAAALRA, encoded by the coding sequence ATGACCACCACCGGCACAGCCTTCCCCGCCGCATCGACCCGCGCCCGTGCGCTGGAACACCTGCGCGACCTCGTGGGCCGGCCGGACGCCGATTTTCACGACGGGCAGTACGAGGCCGTCTCGGCGCTGGTCGACGAGCGGCGGCGCGCCCTCGTCGTCCAGCGCACGGGATGGGGGAAGTCGGCGGTCTATTTCGTCGCGACGCTCCTGCTGCGCGAGCGCGGAGCCGGGCCGGCCATCCTGGTCTCCCCACTGCTGGCGCTGATGCGAGACCAGGTCTCCGCGGCCGAGCGAGCCGGAGTGCGGGCGCTCACGATCAACTCGGCGAACCGGCACGAGTGGGAGGACGTAATCGCCCGGCTCCGCGAAGACACAGTGGATGTGCTGCTCGTCTCCCCCGAGCGGCTCAACAATCCGGAGTTCCGCGACCGGCATCTGCCCGCGCTCGTCTCGCGGGCGGGTCTGCTGGTCATCGACGAGGCTCATTGCATCTCGGACTGGGGGCACGACTTCCGCCCCGACTACCGACGGCTCCGGGAACTCGTGGCAGCGCTCCCCACGGAGGTCCCGGTGCTGGCGACCACCGCGACCGCCAACGAGCGGGTCGTGGCGGATGTCGCCGAGCAGCTCGGCGGGTCGGCGTCGGGGCGGGCGGAGGTGGTGACCATCCGCGGCCCGCTCGCCCGGCGATCCCTGCGGCTGGGGGTGCTCGCCCTGCCCGATGCGACCACCCGGCTGGCCTGGCTGGTGAGCAATCTGAACGCACTGCCCGGAAGCGGCATCGTGTACACGCTGACGGTGTCGGCCGCGGAAGACACCGCGCGCGTCCTGCGTCAGGCCGGGCACGAGGCGCACGCCTACACCGGGCAGACCGACACAGCCGAGCGCGAAGAGTTAGAGGACCGGCTCAAGCGCAACGACGTGAAAGCGCTCGTGGCGACCAGCGCGCTCGGGATGGGCTTCGACAAGCCGGACCTCGGATTCGTCGTCCACCTCGGGGCGCCCTCCTCACCGGTGGCCTACTATCAGCAGGTGGGGCGCGCGGGGCGCGCGACGGAGAACGCCGACGTGCTGCTGCTGCCGGGCCCGGAGGACAGAGCGATCTGGCAGTACTTCGCCACCGCCTCCATGCCGTCGGAGAAGAAAGCGGGCACGCTGCTGGCGGCGCTGAGCGACACGGCCCAGTCGACGCAGGCGCTCGAGACCCGAGTCGACCTGAAGACATCCACGCTCGAACTGCTGCTGAAGGTCCTGGATGTGGACGGAGCGGTCCGCCGTGTCTCCGGCGGCTGGGTGTCCACCGGCCGGCCGTGGGCCTACGACCGCGAACGCTACGAACGCATCGCGGCGGCACGCGAGGCGGAGCAGCGCGCGATGATCGACTACGAACGCACGGACGGCTGCCGGATGCAGTTCCTCCAGCTGGCGCTGGACGATCCCGGGGCCCGGCCCTGCGGACGCTGCGATTCTTGCGCCGGAGCCTGGTATCCGGAGGCGATCGCGGACGAGGCCACCGGATCGGTCTCAGCGGCCCTCAATCGGGCGGGAGTCGCCGTGGAACCACGGAAGCTCTGGCCGACGGGCGCAGACCGTCTCGGCGTCCCGGTGAAAGGCCGCATCCCGGCCGGCGAACAGGTAGCGCTGGGCCGCGCGCTCGCCCGTCTGACCGATCTGGGATGGGGCGGACGTCTGCGGGAGCTCCTGGCTCCCGATGCCCCGGACGCACCGTGTCCGCCAGATGTCGTGGAGGCGTGCGTCGCCGTCCTGAGCGAGTGGGGATGGGAGCGCCGACCGGACGTGGTCGTCTCTGTGCCTTCGCGGCGGCGGCCGGTGTTCACGGCCTCCCTGGCACAAGCTCTGGCCGAGATCGGACGTCTGCCCTCTCTCGGGGCTCTCGGGATGCGCAGGGCCGGCGCGGCCAGCGGCCCCGGCGGGAACAGCGCTTTCCGGCTCTCCAGCGTGTGGGAGGCGTTCGACGCGCGCGAGCTGGCACTTCCGGCGGGTGGGGTGGTGCTGCTCGTGGACGACCTGATCGACAGCCGATGGACGATCACGGTGGCCGGCCGCGAACTGCACCGGGCCGGGGCGAGCGTGGTGCTGCCGTTCGCCGCGGCGTTGCGGGCATGA
- a CDS encoding relaxase domain-containing protein — protein MAAVRYVEQGTCDASHAHEPVALGADAAAGYAEGALVERFVVTADGAASDALDRDRLTAWLAGHDPDTGTMRGRNNVAENSAMVYDATVNLPKSFSIAAILDEDLRVGLSVLQDKIRDHSMSVWAEELYVRRGTDGGRRVSLAQVEVAELRHERSRSLDPHIHRHMWLNARAR, from the coding sequence ATGGCCGCGGTCCGCTACGTCGAGCAGGGAACCTGCGACGCAAGCCACGCGCATGAGCCGGTCGCGTTGGGCGCGGACGCGGCGGCCGGGTACGCCGAAGGTGCGCTGGTCGAGCGGTTCGTCGTGACCGCGGACGGGGCGGCCAGTGACGCCCTCGACCGCGACCGGCTGACCGCTTGGCTGGCCGGCCACGACCCGGACACCGGGACCATGCGTGGCCGGAACAACGTGGCCGAGAACTCCGCGATGGTCTATGACGCGACGGTGAATCTGCCGAAGTCGTTCAGCATTGCCGCGATCCTGGATGAAGACCTGCGCGTCGGGTTGTCCGTGTTGCAGGACAAGATCCGCGATCACAGCATGAGCGTGTGGGCGGAGGAGCTGTACGTGCGCCGCGGCACCGATGGCGGCCGGAGGGTGAGCCTGGCGCAGGTTGAGGTCGCGGAGCTCCGGCACGAGCGTTCCCGCTCCTTGGACCCGCACATCCACCGGCACATGTGGTTGAACGCGCGCGCTCGGTGA
- a CDS encoding helix-turn-helix transcriptional regulator → MDHCDSELTSDNDAPYFTFALAAELREARERLGMTVKDLAPEVGIRRHTLQRIFTGERPIEFREMLVLSRRLGVSLDDMERRAVARARREANIQEERQARLLRDSDEYI, encoded by the coding sequence GTGGACCACTGTGATTCCGAGCTCACGTCCGACAACGACGCGCCGTATTTTACCTTTGCCTTAGCGGCAGAGCTCCGCGAGGCCCGCGAGCGCCTGGGCATGACAGTCAAGGATCTGGCCCCCGAAGTCGGCATCCGCAGGCACACACTCCAGCGAATATTCACCGGTGAACGGCCAATAGAATTCCGGGAGATGCTCGTACTGTCCAGACGCCTGGGTGTGAGCTTGGATGACATGGAGCGACGTGCAGTTGCTCGCGCACGCAGGGAAGCGAACATACAAGAGGAGCGGCAAGCCAGACTCCTACGTGATTCGGACGAGTACATATAA
- a CDS encoding cation:proton antiporter, translating into MELGVYAVIAVAVIVGVAAFARKLGVAAPIILVVVGVTLSWLPGVPEIVVPPEVILDGLLPPILYAAAISVPLTDFRRNLAPIAGLSIVLVIITAFAVGFVLYTLLPDLDLAAAIALGAIISPPDAVAATSIGRKLGLPPRLLTVLEGEGLVNDATALVLLRTALAAAVGALTTPLAGVLDFLSAVLIALVVGLVVGFLSVWVRSKLNDPVLDTALSVIVPFAAFAPTEALHGSGVLAVVITGLYTGHASSQHFTAQARISDQINWRTIQFLLENGVFLLIGLELRTLIADVEHPEVLSVWDAVCIGLVGLLCLVAIRYLLIVPLIYFLKHRGERAEKNVLREWLMISYFRDHPVRFRWQAIRKQRAELRYERHRSDLEEFRQEAIDWRGGIVLGWSGMRGVVTLAAAQSLPADIPYRPQLILIAFTVAFVSLVLQGGTLPGLIRALGVQGIDAKDDRRLLAQLLDDLSETGLAVLDDPEAASGSATPFDPEVVERVRQTTYLGAEAAWERIVLYDEPPESRPHHVYRTLRLAVVDAERDRLLLERSRGAYPSRILSEAQAMLDIEETRLRSRAR; encoded by the coding sequence ATGGAGCTCGGTGTCTATGCGGTGATCGCGGTCGCGGTGATCGTCGGTGTGGCCGCCTTCGCCCGCAAACTCGGGGTCGCCGCGCCCATCATCCTCGTGGTCGTCGGCGTGACGCTCTCCTGGCTGCCGGGAGTGCCCGAGATCGTGGTGCCGCCGGAGGTCATCCTGGACGGCCTCCTGCCGCCCATCCTCTACGCGGCGGCGATCAGCGTGCCGCTCACCGATTTCCGCCGCAACCTGGCCCCGATCGCCGGGCTCTCGATCGTGCTCGTCATCATCACAGCCTTCGCGGTCGGGTTCGTGCTGTACACACTGCTGCCGGACCTCGACCTCGCCGCCGCGATCGCCCTCGGCGCCATCATCAGCCCGCCGGATGCCGTCGCCGCGACCTCCATCGGCCGAAAGCTCGGCCTCCCCCCGCGCCTGCTGACCGTGCTCGAAGGCGAAGGCCTCGTCAACGACGCGACAGCGCTGGTGCTGCTGCGCACGGCACTGGCCGCCGCGGTCGGCGCGCTCACGACTCCCCTGGCCGGCGTGCTCGACTTCCTCTCCGCCGTGCTGATCGCTCTCGTGGTCGGTCTCGTCGTCGGCTTCCTGTCGGTGTGGGTGCGCTCGAAGCTCAACGACCCCGTGCTCGACACCGCGCTCTCCGTCATCGTGCCGTTCGCCGCGTTCGCGCCCACCGAAGCGCTGCACGGCTCCGGCGTGCTCGCCGTCGTTATCACGGGCCTCTACACCGGTCACGCGTCGTCGCAGCACTTCACCGCGCAGGCGCGCATCTCCGACCAGATCAACTGGCGGACCATCCAGTTCCTGCTGGAGAACGGCGTCTTCCTTCTCATCGGCCTGGAGCTGCGCACACTCATAGCGGACGTCGAGCACCCGGAAGTCCTGAGCGTGTGGGATGCTGTGTGCATCGGACTGGTCGGGCTCCTCTGCCTCGTCGCTATCCGCTATCTGCTCATCGTCCCGCTCATCTACTTCTTGAAGCACCGCGGCGAACGGGCAGAGAAGAACGTTCTGCGGGAATGGCTGATGATCAGCTACTTCCGCGACCATCCCGTTCGCTTCCGCTGGCAGGCGATCCGCAAGCAGCGGGCCGAACTCCGCTACGAACGCCACCGGAGCGACCTCGAAGAGTTCCGCCAGGAGGCGATCGACTGGCGCGGCGGCATCGTCCTCGGCTGGTCGGGGATGCGCGGCGTCGTCACCCTCGCGGCCGCGCAGTCGCTGCCCGCGGACATCCCCTACCGCCCGCAGCTCATCCTCATCGCCTTCACCGTCGCGTTCGTCAGCCTCGTGCTCCAGGGCGGGACGCTCCCCGGGCTCATCCGCGCCCTCGGCGTGCAGGGCATCGACGCGAAGGACGACCGCCGTCTGCTCGCCCAGCTCCTCGACGACCTCAGCGAGACCGGCCTCGCCGTGCTGGACGACCCTGAGGCCGCCTCGGGAAGCGCCACGCCGTTCGACCCCGAGGTGGTCGAACGGGTGCGCCAGACCACCTACCTCGGCGCCGAGGCCGCCTGGGAGCGCATCGTCCTCTACGACGAGCCGCCGGAGTCCCGCCCGCACCATGTCTACCGCACGCTCCGTCTCGCCGTCGTCGACGCCGAGCGCGATCGCCTGCTGCTCGAACGCTCGCGCGGCGCCTATCCGTCGCGCATCCTGAGCGAGGCGCAGGCGATGCTGGACATCGAGGAGACCCGCCTACGTTCGCGCGCCCGGTAA
- a CDS encoding signal peptidase I: protein MTAARHHTSARGVRRMVVVSGDRRVFRGVVVVWVVTANVCRAIVWCLVGLLVWGIAPFAIGWHATTVMSGSITPAIRAGDLVVIRPVSAGQLRAGQVVQFDDPDNPGRLRLHRLVKIQGDTLTTKGDANAHSDSSPVTAGMVHGVGVLRVPGVGIPVKAFAEHNYLLLAVLVLAVLALLVGTRLDHAYDWLPTDDGPEEEPTRETPTPATNHNHDHDHDHDGLEDLLELVDLAASRNTTHDASP, encoded by the coding sequence ATGACCGCTGCCAGGCATCACACGAGCGCCCGCGGTGTTCGCCGCATGGTTGTTGTCTCCGGTGACAGGCGCGTCTTTCGGGGCGTGGTGGTTGTCTGGGTGGTCACGGCGAATGTGTGCAGAGCGATCGTGTGGTGCCTGGTGGGTTTGCTGGTGTGGGGGATCGCCCCGTTCGCGATCGGTTGGCATGCGACCACGGTGATGTCGGGCTCGATAACACCGGCGATCCGTGCGGGGGACCTCGTCGTCATCCGCCCGGTATCGGCCGGTCAGCTCCGGGCGGGTCAGGTGGTCCAGTTCGATGACCCCGACAATCCCGGCCGGTTGCGGTTGCACCGGTTGGTGAAGATCCAGGGCGACACCCTGACCACCAAAGGCGACGCGAACGCCCACTCCGATTCCTCACCGGTCACCGCGGGCATGGTCCATGGTGTCGGGGTGCTCCGTGTGCCCGGGGTCGGTATTCCGGTGAAAGCGTTCGCCGAACATAACTACCTCCTCCTCGCCGTCCTTGTCCTCGCCGTTCTCGCCCTCCTTGTGGGAACCCGCCTCGATCACGCATACGACTGGCTCCCCACCGATGACGGACCCGAGGAAGAACCGACCCGGGAAACCCCGACACCGGCAACCAACCACAACCACGACCACGACCACGACCACGACGGTCTCGAGGACCTCCTCGAGCTGGTCGATCTGGCCGCCTCCCGCAACACCACCCACGATGCCTCCCCCTAA
- a CDS encoding MaoC family dehydratase has translation MAAPDFDTLAVGDIVAERAVDLSRDSLVRYAGASGDFNPIHYRDDIAATVGLPGVIAHGMLTMGLSVQPVVDWAGDPARVADYQVRFTRPIVVDPAEGATVSVTATIGQLEAEARVVRVDLTTTFNGETVLGKAQIRVCLA, from the coding sequence ATGGCCGCCCCCGATTTCGACACCCTGGCCGTCGGCGATATCGTCGCCGAGCGCGCCGTCGACCTCTCCCGTGACTCGCTGGTGCGCTACGCGGGCGCATCCGGCGACTTCAACCCCATCCACTACCGCGACGACATCGCCGCGACGGTCGGTCTGCCGGGCGTGATCGCGCACGGGATGCTGACGATGGGCCTCTCGGTGCAGCCGGTCGTGGACTGGGCCGGCGACCCCGCCCGCGTCGCCGACTATCAGGTGCGGTTCACCCGTCCGATCGTCGTCGATCCCGCCGAGGGCGCGACTGTCTCGGTGACCGCCACGATCGGGCAGCTGGAGGCGGAGGCGCGTGTCGTCCGTGTCGACCTGACCACCACATTCAACGGGGAGACCGTGCTGGGCAAGGCGCAGATCCGGGTCTGCCTCGCCTGA
- the nusG gene encoding transcription termination/antitermination protein NusG, which yields MSETNRDDVDWATAAKQSSEDDEAQTGNVLAGDEQSVDAAEHEALHIVAEDGVEVDLDAVLDAMAEAVDPEADRAVDEALEVDSAEEAEAAQEAARDEDELAADPYEEFRTELRGKIGKWYVIHSYAGFERRVKSNIENRMVSMNMEDYIHEVQVPMEDVVEIKNGQRKMVNRVRIPGYVLVRMDLNEDSWSVVRHTPGVTGFVGNAHNPTPLRFEEAFSMLKSLVQVDAAPAKGAAKGQKAAARVIPAEVDFEIGETITIKEGSFAGLPGSISEIKPESGKLTVLVSLFERETPVELSFDQVTKL from the coding sequence GTGTCTGAGACGAATCGCGACGACGTGGACTGGGCGACCGCTGCCAAGCAGTCCTCCGAAGACGACGAGGCGCAGACCGGCAATGTCCTGGCCGGCGATGAGCAGTCGGTCGACGCCGCCGAGCACGAGGCCCTCCACATCGTCGCCGAGGACGGTGTCGAGGTCGACCTGGACGCGGTTCTGGACGCAATGGCCGAGGCCGTCGATCCCGAGGCCGACCGCGCTGTCGACGAGGCGCTCGAGGTCGACTCCGCCGAAGAGGCCGAAGCCGCTCAGGAGGCGGCCAGGGACGAGGACGAACTCGCCGCCGACCCGTACGAGGAGTTCCGAACCGAGCTGCGCGGCAAGATCGGCAAGTGGTACGTCATCCACTCCTACGCCGGGTTCGAGCGCCGCGTGAAGTCCAACATCGAGAACCGCATGGTCTCGATGAACATGGAGGACTACATCCACGAGGTCCAGGTCCCGATGGAGGACGTGGTCGAGATCAAGAACGGCCAGCGCAAGATGGTCAACCGCGTGCGCATCCCGGGGTATGTGCTCGTGCGCATGGACCTCAACGAGGACAGCTGGTCAGTCGTCCGTCACACGCCGGGTGTCACTGGCTTCGTCGGCAACGCGCACAACCCGACGCCGCTGCGCTTCGAGGAGGCCTTCTCCATGCTGAAGAGCCTCGTGCAGGTGGACGCGGCCCCGGCCAAGGGCGCTGCCAAGGGCCAGAAGGCCGCCGCCCGCGTGATCCCGGCCGAGGTCGACTTCGAGATCGGCGAGACCATCACGATCAAGGAGGGCTCGTTCGCGGGCCTGCCCGGCTCCATCAGCGAGATCAAGCCGGAGAGCGGCAAGCTCACTGTGCTGGTGTCGCTCTTCGAGCGAGAGACACCGGTCGAGCTCAGCTTCGACCAGGTGACCAAGCTCTAG
- the rplK gene encoding 50S ribosomal protein L11 — MAPKKKVTGLIKLQINAGAANPAPPIGPALGQHGVNIMEFCKAYNAATESQRGNVIPVEITVYEDRSFTFVLKTPPAAELIKKAAGVAKGSGVPHTTKVGKLTQDQVRAIAEQKMVDLNANDLDAASKIIAGTARSMGITVEA; from the coding sequence ATGGCACCGAAGAAGAAGGTCACGGGTCTGATCAAGCTTCAGATCAACGCCGGCGCCGCGAACCCCGCCCCGCCGATCGGCCCGGCCCTGGGTCAGCACGGCGTGAACATCATGGAGTTCTGCAAGGCGTACAACGCGGCGACCGAGTCCCAGCGCGGCAACGTCATCCCGGTCGAGATCACCGTCTACGAGGACCGTTCGTTCACGTTCGTCCTGAAGACCCCGCCCGCGGCCGAGCTCATCAAGAAGGCGGCCGGCGTCGCCAAGGGCTCCGGCGTCCCGCACACCACCAAGGTCGGCAAGCTGACCCAGGACCAGGTGCGCGCCATCGCCGAGCAGAAGATGGTCGACCTCAACGCGAACGACCTCGACGCGGCCTCCAAGATCATCGCCGGCACCGCCCGCTCGATGGGCATCACCGTCGAGGCCTAA
- the secE gene encoding preprotein translocase subunit SecE: MARKVIDEPSEEIVANAKKDRAERRNPFARIALFIRQVIGELKKVVTPTRKELVSYTGVVLVFVVIMMALVSLLDWIFGLGVVWVFGNPT; the protein is encoded by the coding sequence GTGGCCCGAAAGGTAATCGACGAGCCGAGCGAGGAGATCGTCGCCAATGCGAAGAAGGATCGCGCCGAGCGGCGCAATCCCTTCGCCCGGATCGCCCTGTTCATCCGGCAGGTCATCGGCGAGTTGAAGAAGGTCGTCACCCCGACGCGCAAGGAGCTCGTGAGCTACACGGGCGTCGTGCTCGTCTTCGTGGTGATCATGATGGCCCTGGTGTCGCTCCTGGACTGGATCTTCGGTCTGGGCGTGGTCTGGGTCTTCGGCAACCCGACCTAG
- a CDS encoding MaoC family dehydratase N-terminal domain-containing protein, whose translation MPVNPALPGRSYPPTPPYLVAREKIREFASAVFATNPISFDVEAARAAGHPDLVGPPTFPIVVQERTLQQLLADPEAGIDFSRVVHGDQRFTYTRAVVAGDELTATMTVTSVKSLGAHSMVTAESVIVDAGGEHVVTAVSTLVVRGDE comes from the coding sequence GTGCCAGTGAATCCAGCGCTCCCGGGGCGCAGCTATCCGCCCACCCCGCCTTATCTCGTAGCCCGGGAGAAAATCCGCGAGTTCGCGAGCGCTGTCTTCGCGACGAACCCGATCAGCTTCGATGTGGAGGCGGCCCGCGCCGCGGGCCACCCCGACCTCGTCGGGCCGCCCACGTTCCCGATCGTTGTGCAGGAGCGCACCCTTCAGCAGCTCCTCGCCGACCCGGAGGCTGGCATCGACTTCAGCCGGGTGGTCCACGGCGATCAGCGCTTCACCTACACGCGCGCCGTCGTCGCCGGAGACGAACTGACCGCGACGATGACCGTCACCTCTGTGAAGTCTCTCGGCGCTCACTCGATGGTGACCGCCGAGTCCGTGATCGTGGATGCCGGCGGCGAACACGTCGTCACCGCGGTCTCCACCCTGGTCGTGCGAGGAGACGAGTGA
- a CDS encoding S8/S53 family peptidase yields the protein MSTILDNKLANIVSSSYSSVGETLSSMTIQGMVNLHLQAAGEGIGLYYASGDDGDQSADLGYPAPQFPASSPWVTSVGGTSLAIDSKGSIAWETGWGGRSDQIVENANGRLALAEPLPGRNFDGGAGGGASALFREPDYQSGVVPPSLSRGFRVSADIAALADPLTGIRPAPVRLARSTSAAALWMSSMPASSTTIRSPGCNRRDASLGASSFRGKAQSSVPAPCVGWV from the coding sequence TTGTCGACGATCCTGGACAACAAGCTGGCGAACATCGTCAGCAGCAGCTACAGCTCAGTGGGGGAAACCCTGTCGTCCATGACGATTCAGGGCATGGTCAACCTGCATCTGCAGGCGGCCGGTGAGGGCATCGGCCTGTACTACGCTAGCGGCGACGACGGCGACCAATCCGCCGATCTCGGCTATCCGGCGCCCCAGTTCCCCGCCTCCTCGCCGTGGGTCACCTCGGTGGGCGGCACGAGTCTCGCGATCGACAGCAAAGGCTCCATCGCCTGGGAGACCGGCTGGGGCGGCCGGTCCGACCAGATCGTGGAGAACGCCAACGGCCGCCTCGCGCTCGCGGAGCCGCTGCCCGGGAGGAACTTCGACGGTGGCGCTGGCGGTGGCGCCTCTGCGCTCTTCCGAGAGCCGGACTACCAGAGCGGCGTCGTGCCGCCCTCGCTGAGCCGAGGCTTCCGCGTCTCCGCGGACATCGCGGCGCTGGCCGACCCGCTCACCGGCATAAGGCCGGCCCCGGTACGGTTGGCGAGATCCACGAGCGCGGCGGCCTTGTGGATGTCGAGCATGCCCGCCTCGTCCACCACGATCCGATCTCCCGGCTGCAACCGAAGGGACGCATCGCTCGGGGCGTCCAGCTTTCGGGGGAAGGCCCAGTCGTCGGTGCCAGCGCCGTGTGTTGGGTGGGTGTAG
- a CDS encoding UDP-N-acetylmuramate dehydrogenase: MTDLPALSALTTMRVGGTPERLLEPADRDALVAAAREVWSGGDEWLLLGGGSNTIAADDGFEGTVLRIVTRGVERLAAEEGRIRLRVQAGEPWDALVALTVRNGWAGIEALSGIPGSTGAAPVQNIGAYGQEIESVLIGVEFLDYLTGEVRTLTRAELGLGYRTSVLKRGMAGVVLSVDLELADHAVPGGVGVSLSAPIAYAQLADSLAVPLGSRVSVAELRRAVLALRASKGMVLDPADPDSVSAGSFFTNPIVSENVARGLPSDAPRWSVGPPEPDTILSLGPEGVHPLDVPVLADGPYGTKLSAAWLIENAGIRRGFALPGSGAAISSKHTLAIVNRGAATAADIAQLASFVQGRVQADFGVVLHPEPVLVGLTL, encoded by the coding sequence GTGACCGACCTGCCCGCCCTCTCCGCCCTCACCACGATGCGTGTCGGCGGGACGCCCGAGCGCCTGCTGGAGCCGGCCGATCGGGATGCGCTGGTCGCCGCCGCCCGGGAAGTCTGGAGCGGAGGCGACGAGTGGCTCCTCCTCGGCGGCGGCTCGAACACCATCGCCGCGGACGACGGTTTCGAGGGAACCGTTCTGCGCATCGTCACCCGCGGTGTCGAGCGGCTCGCCGCCGAGGAGGGCCGCATCCGTCTCCGGGTGCAGGCTGGTGAGCCGTGGGACGCGCTGGTCGCGTTGACGGTCCGCAACGGCTGGGCGGGCATCGAGGCGCTCTCCGGCATCCCGGGCTCCACCGGGGCCGCGCCCGTGCAGAACATCGGCGCGTACGGCCAGGAGATCGAGTCGGTGCTGATCGGTGTCGAGTTCCTCGACTACCTCACCGGCGAGGTGCGCACGCTCACGCGCGCGGAGCTCGGCCTTGGCTACCGAACGTCTGTGCTGAAGCGAGGGATGGCCGGCGTGGTCCTCTCGGTGGATCTCGAACTCGCCGACCATGCCGTCCCCGGCGGTGTCGGCGTCTCGCTCAGCGCCCCGATCGCCTACGCTCAGCTCGCGGACTCGCTCGCCGTCCCGCTCGGCTCGCGCGTCTCCGTCGCCGAGCTGCGGCGCGCTGTTCTCGCGCTGCGCGCGTCCAAAGGCATGGTGCTCGACCCCGCGGACCCCGACTCCGTGAGCGCGGGCAGCTTCTTCACCAACCCGATCGTCTCGGAGAACGTCGCGCGCGGTCTCCCTTCGGACGCTCCCCGCTGGTCTGTCGGCCCGCCCGAGCCGGACACCATCCTCAGCCTCGGCCCCGAGGGCGTCCATCCGCTGGACGTGCCCGTGCTCGCCGACGGCCCCTATGGGACCAAGCTCTCCGCCGCCTGGCTCATCGAGAACGCCGGCATCCGCCGCGGGTTCGCGCTTCCCGGCTCGGGAGCCGCGATCTCGTCCAAGCACACGCTCGCGATTGTCAACCGCGGCGCCGCCACCGCCGCCGACATCGCCCAGCTCGCCTCGTTCGTTCAGGGCCGCGTGCAGGCGGACTTCGGCGTCGTGCTCCACCCCGAGCCGGTGCTGGTCGGCCTCACGCTCTAG